The sequence below is a genomic window from Candidatus Methylomirabilota bacterium.
ACGTGGCCCAGAGCGGGGTCACCATCGGGGTGCGCGAGACGCGGCGGGTCACCGGCGACTACGCGCTGACCGCGCAGGACATCCTGGGCGCCCACAAGTTCGACGACGCGATCGCCCGCGGGACCTATCCGATCGATATCCACAATCCCCAGGGCAAGGGAACGCTTCTGATGCGCCTGCCGCCCGGCGACTGGTACGACATCCCGCTCCGGTGTCTGCTGCCGCAGCGCGTGGATCGGCTGGCGGTGGCGGGCCGGTGCATCTCGGGCACGCACGAGGCGCACTCGTCGTATCGGGTCATGCCGATCGCGATGGCCACCGGTCAGGCCGCCGGAGTCAGCGCGGCGCTGGCCGCGCGCGAGAGCAAGGCGATGCGCGACGTGCCCGCGGACGACGTGCGCGGCGAGCTGCGGCGCCAGGGCGCCGAGGTCTGATCGCGCGGCCGGGTTCTACCGGGTAGGAGCTACCGCCGGGAACGCAGCCGGACCGTCGATCGCGGAAATCCCTGGCTGATGACCGCGAAACCTTCTCGATTTCGCGGCACGTCCCTTGCGTTTGTGACCAGGTGAGCCGCTCGACGCGGTCTCGCGGCCAACTGCACCCAAACTTCAAGGAGAAGAACCGTCATGAACAAGGACATCGCGGCTGGCAAGTGGAAGGAGATGAAGGGGAAGGTGAAGGAGCAGTGGGGCAAGCTCACCGACGACGAGCTCGACCAGGCCGAAGGCCGGGCCGATCAGATGGTCGGACTGCTCCAGCAGCGCTACGGCTACACCAAGGACCGGGCGCAGGAGG
It includes:
- a CDS encoding CsbD family protein, which encodes MNKDIAAGKWKEMKGKVKEQWGKLTDDELDQAEGRADQMVGLLQQRYGYTKDRAQE